In Silene latifolia isolate original U9 population chromosome 3, ASM4854445v1, whole genome shotgun sequence, a single window of DNA contains:
- the LOC141646511 gene encoding uncharacterized protein LOC141646511: MAIKLFSLLILLLFTTIATVSARPGIPFHPCNTLIISTYSFSLRQPQPQSHLHLHNPNFPNLPNFPQFRNPNPDFIFMDLHPVLRHRLRHRHRYFLLPTDLRTTTPKTAITNTQRSSEMTDLPLGFSSLRERTRDILSVVASLLFGAACGALTAGTMYLIWSILNFRHGDYRNVDGFSDDDDDNDDNDDLFNPKKSHYVAIPAAAAAPVNEKDADAKANANATV, from the coding sequence ATGGCGATCAAGCTTTTCTCTCTCCTCATCCTCCTTCTCTTCACAACCATCGCCACCGTCTCAGCCCGACCCGGTATCCCTTTCCACCCATGTAACACCCTTATCATCTCCACCTACTCTTTCTCTCTCCGCCAACCTCAACCCCAATCCCATCTCCATCTCCATAACCCTAATTTCCCTAATCTCCCCAATTTCCCCCAATTCCGTAACCCTAACCCCGATTTCATCTTCATGGATCTCCACCCTGTTCTCCGCCACCGTCTCCGTCACCGACACCGATACTTCCTCCTTCCCACCGATCTTAGGACGACAACTCCGAAAACAGCGATAACAAATACCCAACGGAGTAGTGAAATGACGGATTTACCCTTAGGGTTTAGCTCGTTGAGGGAACGTACTAGGGATATTCTTAGTGTTGTTGCTTCGTTACTATTTGGTGCTGCGTGTGGTGCGCTTACTGCTGGTACTATGTATTTGATTTGGTCTATTTTGAATTTCCGTCATGGTGATTATCGTAATGTTGATGGGTTttctgatgatgatgacgataatgatgataatgatgatttGTTTAACCCTAAGAAGAGTCATTATGTTGCTattcctgctgctgctgctgcgccGGTGAATGAGAAGGATGCGGATGCGAAAGCGAATGCTAATGCTACTGTTTAA
- the LOC141646699 gene encoding uncharacterized protein LOC141646699: MRGRGGGGVGGSRRQQQQQQQSWLSTLVDSIFSFVRAAEFEILFVVFFLIAFLIFKDLTSRPEYNQILVKKPGGHDGWPFG, from the exons atgagagggagaggaggaggaggagttggtGGTTCAAGGcgacaacaacagcaacaacaacaatcatgGTTATCAACACTTGTTGACTCTATTTTCTCCTTTGTTCGTGCTGCTGAATTCGAGATCCTTTTCGTTGTCTTCTTCCTCATTGCTTTTCTCATCTTCAAAGATCTC ACATCAAGACCCGAGTACAATCAAATATTGGTGAAGAAACCCGGAGGACATGATGGGTGGCCTTTCGGCTAA
- the LOC141646701 gene encoding 2-methylpropanoate--CoA ligase CCL4-like → MDHLKPNKANSPPFTPLGFLERAATVYGDCPSIVYDSTTYTWSDTYSRCLRISSSIMSLGIGRGHVVSVLAPNIPAMYELQFGVPMSGAILNNINIRLNPRTISVLIRHSETKLVFVDYQLFGVLVDALAVLPPTHPRPKLVLIEESNNNADEIQTQVNINIDQYLTTYEEMIKKGDSQFKWVRPESEWDPIVLNYTSGTTSAPKGVVHSHRGAFIMSMDALVDWSVPKQPIYLWTLPMFHANGWSFTWGMAAVGATNICLRKFDGPTVHAAIRQYNITHMCGAPVILNMLSNQPNPTPLRRPVHLLTAGAPPPAAVLLRTESLGFIISHGYGLTETGGLVISCAWKPHWNKFPALEKAKLKARQGVRTLSASEVDIIDPETQNPVPKDGKTVGEVVLRGGFLMLGYLKDPIATKNCMGNDGWFKTGDVGVMHTDGYLEIKDRSKDIIISGGENISSVEVESVLYTFPEINEAAVVAKPDEYWGETPCAFVSLKDGVRARPTEKDVIEYCRGKLPHYMVPKTVVFKDELPKTSTGKIKKFVLREIAKGLDTSKGKGSRL, encoded by the coding sequence atggaccATCTCAAAccaaacaaagcaaactccccaCCCTTTACTCCCTTAGGCTTCCTAGAGAGGGCAGCCACCGTCTACGGTGACTGCCCTTCTATCGTCTACGACTCCACGACATATACATGGTCCGATACGTATAGTCGATGTTTACGTATTTCATCGTCGATAATGTCATTAGGAATTGGAAGGGGTCATGTTGTGTCCGTTTTAGCACCTAATATTCCTGCTATGTATGAACTACAATTTGGCGTACCCATGTCGGGTGCAAttcttaataatattaatatccGTCTCAACCCTAGGACGATTTCCGTGCTTATTCGTCATAGCGAAACTAAGCTCGTATTCGTTGATTATCAGTTATTCGGGGTTTTGGTTGATGCGCTCGCGGTCCTTCCTCCCACCCACCCTCGTCCAAAACTGGTTCTGATTGAAGAAAGTAATAATAATGCTGACGAGATTCAAACCCAGGTCAATATAAATATTGACCAGTATTTGACCACTTATGAGGAAATGATCAAAAAGGGTGATTCACAATTTAAGTGGGTACGACCTGAGAGTGAGTGGGACCCGATAGTATTAAACTATACTTCGGGTACCACGTCAGCACCCAAGGGTGTAGTCCACTCTCACCGCGGGGCGTTCATTATGTCAATGGACGCCCTGGTGGATTGGTCAGTCCCGAAACAACCAATTTACCTGTGGACTCTACCAATGTTCCACGCGAACGGGTGGAGCTTCACGTGGGGGATGGCAGCGGTGGGGGCCACGAACATCTGTCTCCGTAAATTCGATGGCCCCACCGTCCACGCTGCCATCCGCCAGTACAATATAACCCACATGTGTGGGGCCCCGGTGATACTCAACATGCTCTCAAACCAACCCAACCCGACCCCACTCCGCCGCCCTGTCCACCTCCTCACCGCCGGAGCACCACCACCAGCCGCCGTCCTCCTCCGGACCGAATCCCTAGGGTTTATCATCAGCCACGGATACGGTTTAACCGAAACCGGAGGACTGGTCATTTCTTGTGCATGGAAGCCACACTGGAATAAATTTCCGGCTCTGGAAAAAGCGAAACTAAAAGCCCGCCAAGGCGTCCGGACATTATCAGCTTCAGAAGTCGATATAATCGACCCTGAAACCCAAAACCCGGTCCCAAAAGACGGAAAAACCGTAGGAGAAGTCGTCCTACGTGGCGGGTTTTTAATGCTGGGATACTTAAAAGACCCAATTGCGACGAAAAACTGTATGGGAAATGATGGATGGTTTAAGACAGGGGATGTAGGAGTAATGCACACTGATGGGTACTTAGAAATTAAGGACAGATCAAAGGATATAATCATAAGTGGAGGCGAAAATATTAGTAGTGTTGAAGTAGAGTCAGTTTTATATACTTTTCCTGAAATTAACGAGGCCGCTGTGGTGGCTAAACCTGATGAGTACTGGGGCGAGACGCCTTGCGCCTTTGTAAGCTTGAAAGACGGTGTGAGGGCGCGTCCGACTGAAAAGGATGTGATTGAGTATTGTAGAGGGAAATTGCCACATTATATGGTGCCTAAGACTGTTGTTTTTAAGGATGAATTGCCTAAGACTTCTACTGGTAAAATTAAGAAATTTGTACTTAGGGAAATTGCTAAGGGGTTGGACACTTCTAAAGGGAAAGGTAGTCGATTGTGA